In Choloepus didactylus isolate mChoDid1 chromosome 6, mChoDid1.pri, whole genome shotgun sequence, one DNA window encodes the following:
- the LOC119538124 gene encoding olfactory receptor 5AN1-like, whose protein sequence is MTIGGNITEITHFILLGFSDFPRILAVLFVIFLLIYITTVTWNLCLIILIRMDSHLHTPMYFFLSNLSFIDICYVTSTVPKMLSNFFQKQQTITYWGCIVQYFIFSTTGLSDSCLLTAMAYDRYAAICKPLLYSSIMSPSLCGQMALGTYMAGIFGSLSQLYALLQLHFCGPNVINHFFCDMPQLLNLSCTDTFFVKVILAILTVTYGIANAVIIMLSYGYIVISIMKITSAKGRSKAFNTCASHMTTVSLFYTSVVYVYLSSSSGGSSSLDRFASVFYNVFIPMLNPVIYSLRNREIKDALMRLKKKRGHC, encoded by the coding sequence ATGACTATAGGAGGAAATATTACAGAGATCACCCACTTCATCCTCTTGGGATTCTCAGATTTTCCCAGGATCTTAGCAGTGCTCTTTGTTATATTCCTGCTGATCTACATTACAACTGTGACCTGGAACCTGTGCCTCATCATCTTAATAAGGATGgattcccacctccacacacccatgtacttcttcctcagtaACCTGTCGTTCATAGATATCTGCTATGTTACTTCCACGGTCCCAAAGATGCTCTCCAACTTCTTTCAGAAGCAGCAAACAATCACCTATTGGGGCTGCATTGTCCAATACTTCATCTTTTCAACCACGGGTCTGAGTGATTCTTGTCTCCTGACAGCCATGGCTTATGACCGATATGCTGCCATTTGTAAACCACTGCTCTATTCATCCATCATGTCTCCCAGCCTCTGTGGTCAGATGGCACTGGGAACCTATATGGCTGGAATCTTTGGTTCTTTATCCCAACTGTATGCCTTGCTTCAGCTACACTTCTGTGGGCCTAATGTTAtcaaccacttcttctgtgacatGCCTCAGTTGTTGAACTTGTCCTGCACTGACACTTTCTTTGTGAAAGTTATTCTTGCTATATTAACAGTGACCTATGGGATAGCAAATGCTGTAATCATCATGCTATCCTATGGTTATATTGTCATCTCCATTATGAAGATCACTTCAGCTAAAGGCAGATCCAAGGCTTTCAACACCTGTGCTTCTCACATGACCACTGTTTCCCTGTTCTATACATCAGTTGTCTATGTCTATTTGAGCTCCAGCTCTGGTGGTTCCTCCAGCTTAGATAGATTTGCCTCAGTCTTTTATAATGTGTTCATTCCCATGTTGAATCCAGTGATTTACAGCCTGAGGAACAGAGAGATTAAAGATGCCTTGATGAGgttgaaaaaaaagagagggcacTGCTAA